A section of the Stenotrophomonas sp. 364 genome encodes:
- a CDS encoding benzoate/H(+) symporter BenE family transporter: MSAVTKRSLLRDMSLPSVMAGFITVLVGFASSAVIVFQAARAMGASQAQIASWMWALGLGMGITCIGLSLRYRVPVVTAWSTPGAAMLVVGAGAVGYSDAIGAFVLAAVLGMIAGFSGIFARLMQRVPMALAAGMLAGVLLRFGLDVFVSMQTQLGMALAMFATWLIGRRLFPRYAVIATLGVGVAVAAGQGLLHMQDVRLQLATPVFTWPTLSWAAVIGVALPLFVVTMASQNIPGVAVIRASGYDTPVSPVIGWIGVANTLLAPFGAFGLNLAAITAAICMGHEAHEDPARRYTAAVAAGGFYIVVGLFGATVAAVFAAFPKELVACVAGIALFGTIANSLSMALREEADREAALVTFLVTASGLSLAGIGSAFWGLVAGGICLLVLRPRSARA; the protein is encoded by the coding sequence ATGTCTGCGGTAACCAAGCGTTCGTTGTTGCGCGATATGTCGTTGCCGTCGGTGATGGCCGGCTTCATCACCGTGTTGGTGGGCTTTGCCAGTTCGGCGGTGATCGTGTTCCAGGCCGCACGCGCGATGGGCGCCTCGCAGGCGCAGATCGCCTCATGGATGTGGGCGCTTGGACTGGGCATGGGCATCACCTGTATTGGCCTGTCGCTGCGCTACCGCGTGCCGGTGGTGACGGCATGGTCGACCCCGGGCGCGGCCATGCTGGTGGTGGGTGCCGGTGCGGTGGGCTACAGCGATGCGATCGGTGCCTTCGTGCTGGCCGCTGTGCTGGGCATGATCGCCGGCTTCTCGGGGATCTTCGCCCGGCTGATGCAGCGGGTACCGATGGCATTGGCCGCGGGCATGCTGGCTGGCGTGCTGCTGCGCTTCGGGCTGGATGTGTTCGTGTCCATGCAGACGCAGCTGGGCATGGCCCTGGCGATGTTCGCCACCTGGTTGATCGGACGCCGGCTGTTCCCGCGCTATGCGGTGATCGCCACCCTGGGGGTGGGTGTCGCCGTGGCGGCCGGCCAGGGGCTGCTGCATATGCAGGATGTCCGCCTGCAGCTGGCCACGCCGGTGTTCACCTGGCCCACGTTGTCGTGGGCGGCGGTGATCGGCGTTGCCCTGCCCCTGTTCGTAGTGACCATGGCGTCGCAGAACATTCCGGGAGTGGCGGTGATCCGTGCCTCCGGCTACGACACCCCGGTGTCCCCGGTGATTGGCTGGATCGGCGTGGCCAACACGCTGCTGGCCCCCTTCGGCGCATTCGGACTCAACCTGGCCGCGATCACCGCCGCAATCTGCATGGGCCACGAGGCGCATGAAGATCCCGCGCGCCGGTACACCGCCGCGGTGGCCGCTGGCGGCTTCTATATCGTCGTGGGTCTGTTCGGGGCGACGGTGGCGGCGGTGTTCGCTGCCTTCCCCAAGGAACTGGTGGCCTGCGTGGCCGGCATTGCCCTGTTCGGCACGATCGCCAACAGCCTGTCGATGGCGCTGCGGGAGGAGGCAGACCGCGAAGCGGCCCTGGTGACCTTCCTCGTCACCGCCTCCGGACTGTCACTGGCCGGCATTGGTTCGGCCTTCTGGGGGCTGGTGGCGGGTGGTATCTGCCTGCTGGTGCTGCGGCCCCGATCCGCGCGCGCCTGA
- a CDS encoding GYF domain-containing protein — protein MSDTPWYYADHQQQRHGPVPATQLQQLLGQGQITADTLVWRQGMAQWQPLHGVAELAVPVPTPVERPQDPYAAPASAFDPTALPAREPVASGQQAYAAFVGRNFPVYRRKWRLDLTPDGVAASTNAWNWPAFLFGAFWMLYRRMYAVAAMWIGALTVLSILETLIDVSDNVSLVITLGASAAAGSVGNHLYLRHAQRMIALAEARHPGDAPAQHAALAGLGGTRWSAVLVGIAVYIVVIGALSFLLDP, from the coding sequence ATGTCCGATACCCCGTGGTACTACGCCGATCACCAGCAGCAGCGGCATGGCCCGGTGCCCGCCACGCAGCTGCAGCAGTTGCTGGGGCAGGGCCAGATCACCGCCGACACGCTGGTCTGGCGGCAGGGCATGGCCCAGTGGCAGCCCCTGCATGGTGTGGCCGAGCTGGCGGTGCCCGTGCCGACGCCGGTCGAGCGGCCGCAGGATCCCTACGCTGCGCCGGCGTCGGCCTTCGATCCCACCGCCCTGCCTGCGCGGGAACCCGTGGCGTCTGGCCAGCAGGCGTATGCCGCTTTCGTCGGCCGTAACTTCCCGGTGTACCGCCGTAAATGGCGCCTGGACCTCACGCCCGACGGCGTTGCGGCCAGCACCAACGCCTGGAATTGGCCCGCCTTCCTGTTTGGCGCGTTCTGGATGCTGTACCGCCGCATGTATGCGGTGGCGGCCATGTGGATCGGCGCGCTCACCGTCCTGTCCATCCTGGAAACCCTGATCGATGTCAGCGACAACGTCTCGCTGGTGATCACGCTGGGGGCCAGCGCCGCGGCCGGTTCGGTGGGCAACCACCTGTACCTGCGGCATGCCCAGCGGATGATCGCGTTGGCCGAGGCACGCCATCCCGGCGACGCGCCCGCCCAGCACGCCGCACTGGCTGGCCTGGGCGGCACCCGCTGGTCTGCGGTACTGGTCGGCATAGCCGTTTACATCGTGGTGATCGGGGCGCTGTCCTTCCTGCTGGATCCCTGA
- a CDS encoding lytic murein transglycosylase, with protein MRSSLRWLLGALCLASASVAAAAQDDFDRCLATLQPQATKQGISAAGFARFTAGLTPDLSVLPLLDAQPEFTTPLWDYLAALVDSQRVDDGRARLVEHRDLLNRVSAQYGVDPATIVAVWGVESDYGRVFGKRPLLQSLATLSCNGRRQPFFRGELLALLKLLDAGDLQAEGLTGSWAGAFGHTQFMPSTYARIAVDGDGDGRRDLVASIPDALASTANYLAKAGWRTGQPWGIEVRLPPGFNPALAGRTQRKPLASWRALGIVPVAGGALAPVGLPEDSNAALLLPTGAKGPAWLVFRNYDAIYAYNAAESYALAIATLADRLRGGNGTVAGWPTDDPGIGRRERRELQTLLLARGHDIGAADGMVGTATRRAIQIEQQRLGWTTTDGRAGQRILTALRSAPPIRTPSTTMPASTVFTLPPNHARLVQSPAGPSAALPKVEGLSLGTVQAFPAWKVDTPFASAAISVFGGQLLSYVPKGSQDVLWLSPSAQALPTPIRGGSPVCWPYFGRQGQGTDVPSHGFVRNVAWTLKEARRDADGTILLTLTPPPLDNLALRLTMQLRIGRTLEQRLITENTGGQAVTFTQALHNYFRVDDATAVDVQGLDGLTYLDKFENYATPRVQQGDWNLRDPRDPGRSDRIYTGAGGRYVLKDPGLKRRIEITTQGSGSLVAWNPGQAGAAGMADVGAGWRNYVCLEAANAGPDVITLPAGASHTLTQTFRVLPL; from the coding sequence ATGAGGTCTTCCCTCCGCTGGCTGCTTGGCGCGCTCTGCCTGGCCAGTGCCTCGGTCGCGGCCGCCGCGCAGGACGATTTCGACCGCTGCCTGGCCACCCTGCAACCGCAGGCGACCAAGCAGGGCATCAGTGCGGCAGGTTTCGCGCGCTTCACTGCCGGCCTCACCCCTGACCTGAGCGTGCTGCCGCTGCTCGACGCGCAACCGGAGTTCACCACGCCGCTGTGGGATTACCTGGCCGCGCTGGTCGACAGCCAGCGCGTCGACGACGGTCGCGCGCGCCTGGTCGAGCACCGCGACCTGTTGAACCGGGTGTCCGCCCAGTACGGCGTCGACCCGGCCACCATCGTGGCAGTGTGGGGCGTGGAGAGCGATTACGGCCGCGTGTTCGGCAAGCGCCCACTGCTGCAGTCGCTGGCCACGCTGTCGTGCAATGGTCGCCGCCAGCCGTTCTTCCGCGGCGAACTGCTGGCCCTGCTCAAGCTGCTCGACGCCGGCGACCTGCAGGCTGAAGGCCTCACCGGCTCGTGGGCCGGCGCCTTCGGCCACACCCAGTTCATGCCGTCCACCTATGCACGCATCGCCGTGGACGGTGACGGCGATGGTCGGCGTGACCTGGTCGCCAGCATTCCCGACGCACTGGCCTCCACCGCCAACTACCTGGCCAAGGCCGGCTGGCGCACCGGGCAGCCGTGGGGCATCGAGGTCCGTCTCCCGCCCGGGTTCAACCCGGCGCTGGCCGGGCGCACCCAACGCAAGCCGTTGGCCAGCTGGCGAGCACTGGGCATCGTCCCGGTCGCCGGTGGCGCGCTGGCCCCGGTCGGCCTGCCCGAGGACAGCAACGCCGCACTGTTGCTGCCCACCGGCGCCAAGGGCCCGGCCTGGCTGGTGTTCCGCAACTACGACGCGATCTACGCCTACAACGCCGCCGAAAGCTATGCACTGGCCATCGCCACCCTGGCCGACCGCCTGCGCGGCGGCAACGGCACCGTGGCGGGCTGGCCCACCGACGACCCCGGCATCGGCCGCCGTGAACGCCGCGAACTGCAGACCTTGCTGCTCGCCCGGGGGCATGACATCGGCGCCGCCGACGGCATGGTCGGCACGGCCACCCGCCGCGCCATCCAGATCGAGCAGCAGCGCCTGGGCTGGACCACCACCGACGGCCGCGCCGGCCAACGCATCCTCACCGCACTGCGCAGTGCGCCTCCCATTCGGACACCTTCGACCACCATGCCTGCATCCACCGTGTTCACCCTGCCGCCCAACCACGCCCGCCTGGTCCAGTCCCCGGCCGGGCCCAGCGCCGCCCTGCCCAAGGTCGAGGGCCTGAGCCTGGGCACCGTCCAGGCCTTCCCCGCCTGGAAGGTGGATACCCCGTTTGCCAGCGCCGCCATATCGGTGTTCGGCGGGCAGCTGCTGTCCTATGTTCCCAAGGGCAGCCAGGATGTCCTGTGGCTGTCACCCAGCGCGCAGGCACTGCCCACCCCGATCCGGGGCGGCAGCCCGGTGTGCTGGCCGTACTTCGGCCGCCAGGGGCAGGGCACCGACGTGCCCTCGCATGGGTTCGTGCGCAACGTGGCATGGACACTCAAGGAGGCGCGCCGCGACGCCGACGGCACCATCCTGCTCACCTTGACCCCGCCGCCGCTGGACAACCTGGCGCTGCGCCTGACCATGCAGCTGCGCATCGGTCGCACGCTTGAGCAGCGCCTGATCACCGAGAACACCGGCGGCCAGGCGGTCACCTTCACCCAGGCCCTGCACAACTACTTCCGGGTGGACGACGCGACGGCCGTGGACGTACAGGGGCTGGACGGCCTCACCTACCTGGACAAGTTCGAGAACTACGCCACCCCGCGCGTGCAGCAGGGTGACTGGAACCTGCGTGACCCGCGCGATCCCGGCCGCAGCGACCGCATCTATACCGGCGCCGGCGGCCGCTACGTGCTCAAGGACCCCGGCCTGAAGCGGCGCATCGAGATCACCACCCAGGGCAGTGGCTCGCTGGTGGCCTGGAACCCGGGCCAGGCGGGGGCGGCCGGCATGGCCGACGTCGGTGCGGGCTGGCGCAACTATGTCTGCCTGGAGGCGGCCAACGCCGGCCCGGACGTGATTACCCTGCCAGCCGGCGCCAGCCACACGCTCACCCAGACCTTCCGCGTGCTGCCCCTGTAA
- the egtD gene encoding L-histidine N(alpha)-methyltransferase encodes MSTVTDALDALTDLQPDRARITADILHGLSTRPRQLPSKYFYDARGSALFEKITRQPEYYPTRTELQLLQDCAADIAGVVGSRLHVVELGSGSGRKTELLLHALADPVAYTPIEISRAALLASITRLATALPDIEMLPVCADFTRPVQLPEPQREPARRLLFFPGSTLGNFAEPEAVALLQAMHQTMGTQGLALIGIDLHKDPALIEAAYNDAAGVTAAFTLNLLARLNREIGSDFDLDGFQHRARYSVERLRIETDLVSTRAQRVEVAGRTFDFAEGEAMTVEYSHKYTEDSFAALAARAGLRVCAGWTASAPAFGLRLLQAA; translated from the coding sequence ATGAGCACCGTCACCGACGCGCTCGACGCGCTCACCGACCTGCAGCCCGATCGCGCCCGGATCACCGCCGATATCCTGCACGGCCTGTCCACCCGGCCACGGCAGCTGCCCTCCAAGTACTTCTACGACGCCCGCGGCTCGGCACTGTTCGAAAAGATCACCCGCCAGCCCGAGTACTACCCCACGCGCACCGAACTGCAGCTCCTGCAGGACTGCGCCGCCGACATCGCCGGCGTGGTAGGCTCGCGTCTGCACGTGGTCGAGCTGGGCAGCGGCAGCGGCCGCAAGACCGAGCTGCTGCTGCACGCGCTTGCCGACCCGGTGGCCTACACCCCGATCGAAATCTCGCGCGCGGCCCTGCTGGCCAGCATCACGCGGCTGGCCACGGCCCTGCCGGACATCGAGATGCTGCCGGTGTGCGCTGACTTCACCCGTCCGGTGCAGCTGCCCGAACCGCAGCGCGAGCCCGCCCGCCGGCTGCTGTTCTTCCCGGGTTCCACGCTGGGCAACTTCGCCGAACCGGAGGCGGTCGCATTGCTGCAGGCGATGCACCAGACCATGGGCACCCAAGGGCTGGCCCTGATCGGTATCGACCTGCACAAGGACCCCGCGCTGATCGAAGCGGCCTACAACGACGCGGCCGGGGTCACCGCTGCCTTTACCCTCAATCTGCTGGCCCGGCTCAACCGCGAGATCGGCAGCGACTTCGATCTCGACGGCTTCCAGCACCGCGCACGCTATAGCGTGGAACGGTTGCGCATCGAAACCGATCTGGTCAGTACCCGTGCGCAGCGGGTTGAGGTGGCCGGCCGCACGTTCGATTTCGCCGAAGGCGAAGCAATGACCGTCGAGTACAGTCACAAGTATACCGAGGACTCGTTCGCGGCACTGGCCGCCCGGGCCGGGCTGCGCGTGTGTGCCGGCTGGACCGCCAGCGCGCCGGCGTTCGGTCTGCGCCTGCTGCAGGCGGCCTGA
- the egtB gene encoding ergothioneine biosynthesis protein EgtB, whose translation MNTAVASPPPAAPSPDAALAARYAGIRARSVALAAPLSAEDAMVQSMPDASPAKWHLAHTTWFFERFVLASQPGHVPFNAEWHYLFNSYYQSIGPAHARPQRGLLSRPSLEQVLHYRARVDAQVIALLQAGALEPQACHQLLLGLHHEQQHQELLLTDIKHALWCNPLQPAYRDDLAHAQATATPLRWQDSPEQIVEIGAPAWPAHAAFAYDNESPVHRVLVPAHALANRPVSNAEYRQFIDAGGYAEVGLWMSEGWALCQAERWQHPLYWDDALEREFTLGGWRPLDPHAPVCHLSYFEADAYARWQGARLPTEFEWEAAATGVAPHGHFADADHLHPRGAPAGDHALLQLFGDVWEWTSSAYGAYPGFRPFAGNLGEYNGKFMNGQWILRGGSCATPDAHVRASYRNFFAPSTRWQFAGVRLARDPA comes from the coding sequence ATGAACACCGCCGTCGCCTCGCCCCCGCCCGCTGCCCCATCCCCTGACGCTGCGCTTGCGGCCCGCTACGCCGGCATCCGCGCGCGCAGTGTTGCGCTCGCGGCGCCGCTGAGCGCCGAGGATGCGATGGTGCAGAGCATGCCCGACGCCAGCCCCGCCAAATGGCACCTGGCCCACACCACCTGGTTCTTCGAGCGCTTCGTGCTGGCCAGCCAGCCCGGCCACGTGCCGTTCAATGCCGAGTGGCACTACCTGTTCAACAGCTATTACCAGAGTATCGGCCCGGCGCACGCGCGCCCGCAACGCGGGTTGCTCTCGCGCCCCTCGCTGGAGCAGGTGCTGCACTACCGTGCCCGGGTGGATGCACAGGTGATCGCCCTGCTGCAGGCTGGCGCGCTCGAACCGCAGGCCTGCCACCAGCTGCTGCTGGGCCTGCACCACGAGCAACAACACCAGGAACTGCTGCTCACCGACATCAAGCACGCGCTGTGGTGCAACCCGCTGCAACCGGCGTACCGCGACGATCTTGCGCACGCGCAGGCCACCGCCACGCCGTTGCGTTGGCAGGACAGCCCCGAGCAGATCGTCGAGATCGGGGCGCCCGCCTGGCCCGCCCATGCCGCGTTCGCCTACGACAACGAATCGCCCGTGCATCGCGTTCTGGTCCCGGCGCATGCCTTGGCCAACCGCCCGGTCAGCAATGCCGAGTACCGGCAGTTCATCGACGCCGGCGGCTATGCCGAAGTGGGTCTGTGGATGAGCGAGGGCTGGGCGCTGTGCCAGGCAGAAAGGTGGCAGCACCCGCTGTACTGGGACGACGCGCTGGAACGCGAGTTCACCCTGGGCGGCTGGCGCCCGCTGGACCCGCATGCACCGGTCTGCCACCTCAGCTATTTCGAAGCCGACGCCTACGCCCGCTGGCAGGGCGCGCGGCTGCCCACCGAGTTCGAATGGGAAGCGGCCGCCACCGGCGTCGCGCCCCACGGCCATTTTGCCGACGCCGACCACCTCCACCCGCGCGGCGCCCCGGCAGGCGACCACGCGCTCCTGCAACTGTTCGGCGATGTCTGGGAATGGACCAGCAGCGCCTACGGTGCCTATCCGGGCTTTCGCCCCTTCGCCGGCAACCTCGGCGAATACAACGGTAAATTCATGAACGGCCAATGGATCCTGCGTGGCGGCAGCTGCGCCACTCCCGACGCGCACGTGCGCGCCAGCTACCGCAACTTCTTCGCCCCCTCGACGCGCTGGCAGTTCGCCGGCGTGCGCCTGGCGCGGGACCCGGCATGA
- a CDS encoding GGDEF domain-containing protein — protein MPSHPLRQPGHYLFLLPALLVGVGVWSATPTDEVGSAMHRILPLVLTCLGTGLGLVYNRVRAVCLLLAIAVAFAVLHGLVGSFLNTGTVSALTPLVFHAVSLWLPLLFALHGLWPERGRMRQDLLLRGIASGVAVGVFALLAAQGPQGMHDLLSNHHWPWLPTGWSRLAQVPTVAFVVALLGLAVQALRQPRPLHTAMLVALLVVWTMLPRVFLSPALLPALASTALLLLVSAMVQESFHMAYRDELTGLPGRRALNECLQRVGATYTIAMVDVDHFKRFNDTHGHDNGDDVLKLVAARLAGVGGGGRAFRYGGEEFALVFLDRPAPACVDAVEAVRATVEGTRLQLRDRAARDCDDAVGRLQRGRGGAGTVVQVTVSIGMADNRVGDSPQAVLKAADQALYAAKDAGRNCVRAHGQQRPVAVRSREAAQGSASR, from the coding sequence TTGCCCAGTCACCCGCTACGCCAGCCCGGCCATTACCTGTTCCTGCTGCCTGCCCTGCTGGTAGGCGTGGGGGTGTGGTCGGCCACGCCGACCGACGAGGTGGGCAGTGCGATGCACCGCATTCTGCCGCTGGTGCTGACCTGCCTGGGCACCGGCCTGGGCCTGGTCTACAACCGCGTGCGTGCGGTGTGCCTGTTGCTGGCGATCGCAGTGGCCTTTGCCGTGCTGCACGGGCTGGTGGGCAGCTTCCTCAACACCGGCACGGTCAGCGCACTCACGCCGCTGGTGTTCCATGCGGTGTCGCTATGGCTGCCGCTGCTGTTTGCGTTGCACGGGCTGTGGCCCGAGCGTGGCCGGATGCGCCAGGACCTGCTGCTGCGCGGCATCGCCAGTGGCGTGGCTGTCGGTGTGTTCGCGCTGCTGGCTGCACAGGGGCCGCAGGGCATGCACGACCTGCTGTCGAACCATCACTGGCCTTGGTTGCCAACCGGCTGGAGCCGCCTGGCCCAGGTGCCGACGGTGGCCTTCGTGGTGGCCCTGCTTGGGCTGGCGGTGCAGGCGCTGCGCCAGCCGCGTCCGCTGCATACGGCGATGCTGGTGGCCTTGCTGGTGGTCTGGACGATGCTGCCCCGCGTGTTCCTGTCGCCGGCCCTGCTACCGGCGTTGGCCAGCACAGCCCTGCTGTTGCTGGTCTCGGCGATGGTGCAGGAGTCCTTCCACATGGCCTATCGCGATGAACTCACCGGCCTGCCCGGCCGGCGGGCGCTGAACGAGTGCCTGCAGCGGGTGGGCGCCACCTACACGATCGCGATGGTGGACGTGGACCACTTCAAGCGCTTCAACGATACCCATGGTCACGACAACGGCGATGACGTGCTGAAGCTGGTGGCCGCGCGCCTGGCCGGCGTGGGCGGTGGTGGGCGTGCGTTCCGCTACGGTGGTGAAGAGTTCGCGCTGGTGTTCCTGGACCGCCCTGCCCCGGCGTGCGTGGATGCCGTGGAAGCGGTCCGGGCCACCGTGGAAGGTACCCGGCTGCAGCTGCGCGACCGCGCCGCCCGCGACTGCGACGATGCGGTGGGCCGGCTGCAGCGGGGCCGCGGCGGCGCCGGCACGGTGGTGCAGGTAACGGTGAGCATCGGCATGGCCGACAACCGGGTGGGCGACAGCCCGCAGGCCGTGCTGAAGGCCGCCGACCAGGCGCTGTATGCGGCCAAGGACGCCGGGCGCAACTGCGTCCGCGCGCACGGCCAGCAACGGCCGGTGGCGGTGCGCAGCCGCGAGGCGGCTCAGGGCAGCGCGTCGAGGTAG
- a CDS encoding YchJ family metal-binding protein yields MTTPDPCPCGRPLAYTACCGVYHAGAAAPDAEALMRSRYSAYVKQLPDYLLASWHPSTRPDALSLDEAPGQRTRWLGLTIRTYTTTEPDHAQVAFTARYKVGGGRAVKMMEHSRFVREDGRWFYLDALP; encoded by the coding sequence ATGACCACACCCGACCCCTGTCCCTGCGGCCGCCCGCTGGCCTACACCGCCTGCTGCGGCGTCTACCACGCAGGCGCCGCCGCACCCGATGCCGAAGCCCTGATGCGTTCGCGCTACAGCGCCTACGTAAAGCAGCTGCCGGACTACCTGCTGGCCAGCTGGCATCCGTCCACGCGCCCGGACGCGCTGTCGCTGGACGAAGCGCCCGGCCAGCGCACCCGGTGGCTGGGCCTGACCATCCGCACGTACACCACCACCGAACCGGACCACGCCCAGGTCGCGTTTACCGCCCGCTACAAGGTGGGAGGCGGCAGAGCGGTCAAAATGATGGAACACAGCCGCTTCGTCCGCGAAGACGGCCGCTGGTTCTACCTCGACGCGCTGCCCTGA
- a CDS encoding TSUP family transporter, giving the protein MLELVPPELLWLVAIAFIAGLVDAAVGGGGLVQLPGLFTVLPQHTPAMLFGTNKFSSMFGTGAAAWRYARNVRFPWRPVLFAAGTAFVFSFAGATAVSLLPKDAVRPLVLVLLVAMLGYTLWKKDFGALHRPREIGRKELGTALAIGAVIGFYDGFFGPGTGSFLIFLFVRFFGLDFLRASAASKVVNLATNVAAISFFVPTGNILWLFALPMAAANIIGSVVGTRLALRGGTPFIRKLFVGLVVVLIARMGWDTFGG; this is encoded by the coding sequence GTGCTCGAGCTGGTTCCCCCTGAGCTGTTGTGGTTGGTGGCGATCGCCTTTATCGCCGGCCTCGTCGATGCCGCGGTCGGTGGCGGTGGGCTGGTGCAGTTGCCCGGGCTGTTCACGGTGCTGCCGCAGCACACGCCGGCGATGCTGTTTGGCACCAACAAGTTCAGTTCGATGTTCGGGACCGGCGCGGCCGCATGGCGCTATGCGCGCAATGTGCGCTTCCCGTGGCGGCCGGTGCTGTTCGCGGCGGGCACGGCGTTCGTGTTTTCCTTCGCCGGGGCCACCGCGGTGAGCCTGCTGCCCAAGGACGCGGTGCGCCCGCTGGTGCTGGTGCTGCTGGTGGCGATGCTGGGCTACACGTTGTGGAAGAAGGACTTCGGCGCGCTGCACCGGCCGCGCGAGATCGGCCGCAAGGAGCTGGGCACGGCGCTGGCGATCGGCGCGGTGATCGGCTTCTACGACGGCTTCTTCGGCCCGGGTACCGGCAGTTTCCTGATCTTCCTGTTCGTCCGCTTCTTCGGGCTGGACTTCCTGCGCGCGTCGGCGGCGTCGAAGGTGGTGAACCTGGCGACCAACGTAGCGGCGATCTCGTTCTTCGTGCCGACCGGCAACATCCTGTGGCTGTTCGCGCTGCCGATGGCCGCAGCCAACATCATCGGCTCGGTGGTGGGCACGCGGCTGGCGCTGCGTGGCGGCACGCCGTTCATCCGCAAGCTGTTCGTGGGGCTGGTGGTGGTGCTGATCGCGCGGATGGGGTGGGATACATTCGGCGGGTAA